A genomic stretch from Leptotrichia sp. HSP-536 includes:
- a CDS encoding PhzF family phenazine biosynthesis protein: MKQYIVDAFTDKVFSGNPAAICILDEWLSDEIMLSIAKENNLSETAFAIKQKTKDNANAIHYKLRWFTPGGEIDLCGHATLACAFVIMNYYEKNLKTVIFDTLSGKLTVNRKNGDLYELDFPAYDLKQVEITNEMIELIGKKPTEAYLGRDLMCIFDDEKFILSADLDSEKIKKLDGLLLHITAQHSNHSLNSKIKNTTDKIDCISRSFAPKLNVYEDSVCGSGHCHIAPYWIKKLQKENLTAYQASKRSGTLYCSLANNGRMKMSGKAALFAISEIFYE; encoded by the coding sequence ATGAAGCAATATATAGTTGATGCTTTTACAGACAAAGTATTTTCAGGAAATCCAGCCGCAATTTGTATTCTAGATGAGTGGCTTTCTGATGAAATTATGCTTTCCATAGCAAAAGAGAACAATTTATCTGAAACAGCCTTTGCGATAAAACAAAAAACAAAAGATAATGCAAATGCAATTCATTATAAATTACGATGGTTTACGCCAGGAGGAGAGATTGATCTTTGTGGACACGCTACTCTTGCCTGTGCCTTCGTAATTATGAATTATTATGAAAAAAATTTAAAGACAGTAATTTTTGATACGTTGAGTGGTAAATTGACTGTAAATAGAAAAAATGGAGATTTATATGAGCTTGATTTTCCAGCTTATGATTTGAAACAAGTTGAAATAACTAATGAAATGATTGAATTAATTGGGAAAAAGCCAACTGAAGCATATTTAGGGCGGGACTTAATGTGCATATTTGATGATGAAAAATTTATTTTAAGTGCAGATTTGGATTCGGAAAAAATTAAAAAACTTGATGGATTATTGCTACATATTACAGCTCAACATAGTAATCATTCCTTAAATTCTAAAATAAAAAATACAACTGACAAAATAGACTGTATTTCCCGTTCCTTTGCTCCAAAATTAAATGTTTACGAAGATTCTGTCTGTGGCTCTGGACACTGCCACATCGCTCCCTATTGGATAAAAAAATTGCAAAAGGAAAATCTAACTGCTTATCAGGCTTCAAAACGAAGCGGGACGCTTTACTGCAGCTTAGCAAATAATGGACGAATGAAAATGAGCGGGAAGGCAGCTTTATTCGCAATTTCTGAAATTTTTTATGAATAA
- a CDS encoding glycyl-radical enzyme activating protein encodes MRALVTDIERGATFDGPGIRTVVYFKGCPLRCLWCSNPETQKLENEFWDYDGSLYKGKQTGCSNCLVANALKQVAKDMTLEEVFKIVMKDETFYRNSGGGVTLSGGEVLVNSAFAIKLFEKLKDEYVNTAIETTGYGSYRELEKLAKLTDTILFDIKHMDSGKHKKYTAVSNEIILENLTKLSKWHKKIIMRFPFIKGINDDDENIHKTAKFLKNLNLLEVNILPYHTMGLEKYKKLGRKYPMETLKKHTQAELDNALNIMKSYGLQAKLNG; translated from the coding sequence ATGAGAGCTTTAGTTACAGATATTGAAAGGGGAGCTACGTTTGATGGACCAGGAATTAGAACAGTTGTGTATTTTAAGGGATGTCCGCTTAGATGTCTGTGGTGCTCTAATCCTGAAACACAAAAGTTAGAAAATGAATTTTGGGACTACGACGGCTCCCTTTACAAAGGTAAACAAACTGGGTGTTCTAATTGTCTCGTTGCAAATGCTTTAAAACAGGTTGCAAAAGATATGACGCTGGAGGAAGTTTTTAAAATTGTAATGAAGGATGAAACTTTTTATAGGAATTCTGGTGGCGGAGTTACTTTAAGTGGTGGAGAAGTGCTTGTAAATTCAGCATTTGCGATAAAACTTTTTGAAAAATTAAAAGACGAGTATGTTAATACGGCGATAGAAACTACTGGATATGGAAGTTACAGAGAGCTTGAAAAATTGGCAAAGTTGACAGATACAATTTTATTTGACATAAAGCATATGGATAGCGGAAAACATAAAAAATATACCGCTGTTTCAAATGAAATAATTTTAGAAAATCTTACAAAACTTTCCAAATGGCACAAAAAAATTATTATGAGATTCCCATTTATAAAAGGGATAAATGATGATGATGAAAACATTCATAAAACAGCAAAATTCCTAAAAAATTTGAATTTGCTTGAAGTAAACATTCTTCCCTATCACACAATGGGACTCGAAAAATACAAAAAATTAGGACGAAAATATCCGATGGAAACGTTAAAAAAACATACGCAGGCTGAACTGGATAATGCTTTGAACATAATGAAAAGTTACGGTTTGCAGGCAAAATTAAATGGATAA
- a CDS encoding DeoR/GlpR family DNA-binding transcription regulator, translating to MFLDERLEKILEILKNEKKVKVTDLAEKFNVSEVIIRKNLKRLEQEGKLKRTHGGAILLKELAHSSTLEERIINRTKPKEIIARKIIENIQSGETVFFDITSINYIAAEYLANSQKEITLITNMPSITTHFNKNSKISIIMIGGEYNKEIGGNVGIEAINYIKKYNVDKAFIGSAGIDLEAGKVMNFEANDGNTKKK from the coding sequence ATGTTTTTGGATGAAAGACTGGAAAAGATACTCGAAATTCTAAAAAATGAAAAAAAGGTAAAAGTTACTGATTTAGCGGAAAAATTTAATGTTTCGGAAGTTATTATAAGAAAAAATCTGAAAAGGCTGGAGCAGGAAGGAAAGCTCAAAAGAACTCACGGAGGTGCAATTTTACTAAAAGAACTGGCACATTCCAGCACTCTTGAAGAAAGAATTATAAATAGAACAAAGCCAAAAGAAATTATCGCAAGAAAAATAATAGAAAATATTCAAAGTGGGGAAACGGTATTTTTTGATATTACGAGCATAAACTACATTGCAGCAGAATATCTGGCAAATTCTCAAAAAGAAATAACACTTATTACAAATATGCCAAGTATAACCACTCATTTTAATAAAAATTCAAAAATCAGCATCATTATGATTGGCGGCGAATATAACAAGGAAATTGGCGGAAATGTGGGAATTGAAGCAATTAATTATATAAAAAAATACAATGTTGACAAAGCCTTTATTGGAAGTGCGGGAATAGACTTGGAAGCTGGAAAAGTGATGAACTTTGAAGCAAATGACGGAAATACAAAAAAGAAATAA
- a CDS encoding DeoR/GlpR family DNA-binding transcription regulator, whose amino-acid sequence MLKNERQDIILMKLNNKGKVVVGELAIDLSVSEDTIRRDLAEMDSKGLLKRVFGGALPLNRYALNYTERENFEPELKYELALKGVKLLKDEQLVAIDGSTTNLQLARAIPVNLSLTVITNSLTIASELSNHKNIEIIMVGGNLFQKIMTNVGNLAVEQIREYYPDICFMGAYAIHPLMGITSPYEKEVSVKRQFIKSSSRVVTLIIPNKFNVIMPYKVCDMTDVTTIITDKSVSEEILKEYEKIGIECI is encoded by the coding sequence ATGCTTAAAAATGAAAGACAGGATATAATTTTAATGAAACTTAATAACAAAGGTAAAGTTGTAGTTGGAGAACTTGCGATTGATTTGTCGGTTTCTGAAGATACGATAAGAAGAGATCTCGCTGAAATGGATTCAAAGGGACTGTTAAAAAGAGTTTTTGGAGGAGCGCTGCCTTTAAACAGATATGCTTTGAACTACACAGAAAGGGAAAATTTTGAGCCTGAATTAAAATATGAACTGGCATTGAAAGGTGTAAAACTTCTAAAAGATGAACAGTTAGTGGCAATAGATGGAAGTACTACAAATTTACAGCTTGCAAGGGCAATTCCTGTAAATTTATCATTAACAGTAATTACAAATAGCCTTACTATAGCAAGTGAACTTTCTAATCATAAAAATATAGAAATAATAATGGTTGGAGGGAATCTATTTCAAAAGATTATGACCAATGTGGGAAATTTGGCGGTGGAGCAGATAAGGGAATATTATCCGGATATTTGTTTTATGGGAGCTTACGCAATTCATCCACTTATGGGAATAACAAGCCCTTATGAAAAGGAAGTCAGTGTAAAACGTCAGTTTATAAAGTCTTCAAGCAGAGTTGTGACGTTAATTATACCAAATAAATTTAATGTAATAATGCCTTATAAAGTATGTGATATGACAGATGTTACAACTATTATAACAGATAAGAGCGTATCAGAAGAGATATTGAAAGAGTATGAAAAAATAGGAATTGAATGTATTTGA
- a CDS encoding META domain-containing protein, translating to MKKVFILIGIFTMCVLNCFVLSAYAQKRDIYTLNETSWELAKIQQKDKILSIPKGTNITINFSKDGINGHSAVNKYFGNYKISNDNISISGIGATEMAGSQELMNIERKFFDILQSSPKISYDKETLTLSNNKGEIWTFKVLTLEKKLHNTDWRLINMAGKNMKLQMKNEEQITLSFTENEINGNAGINNYFGSYKISNDNISIQGIGATEMAGPDNLMRIEGEYLDLLEHVKKIKLINQKTLVLTTDKGKTLTFEK from the coding sequence ATGAAAAAAGTATTTATCTTGATTGGAATTTTTACGATGTGTGTACTTAACTGTTTTGTTTTAAGTGCATATGCACAAAAAAGAGATATTTACACTTTGAACGAAACTTCGTGGGAATTAGCAAAAATTCAGCAGAAAGATAAAATTTTATCAATTCCAAAAGGAACCAATATCACAATCAATTTTTCAAAAGATGGTATTAACGGTCATTCAGCAGTGAATAAATATTTCGGAAATTATAAAATAAGTAATGATAATATCAGTATTTCAGGTATTGGAGCTACTGAAATGGCTGGTTCTCAGGAACTGATGAATATTGAGAGAAAATTTTTTGATATTTTGCAATCTTCTCCAAAAATAAGCTATGATAAGGAAACACTGACTTTAAGCAATAATAAAGGCGAAATATGGACTTTTAAAGTTTTAACTTTAGAAAAAAAATTACATAATACTGACTGGCGACTCATTAATATGGCAGGGAAAAATATGAAACTTCAGATGAAAAATGAAGAACAAATTACACTTTCTTTCACAGAAAATGAAATAAATGGGAATGCTGGAATAAATAACTATTTTGGAAGTTATAAAATAAGTAATGACAATATCAGCATTCAAGGTATTGGAGCCACTGAAATGGCTGGTCCTGATAATTTAATGAGAATTGAAGGAGAGTATTTAGATCTTTTAGAACATGTAAAAAAAATTAAGTTAATTAATCAGAAAACTTTGGTATTAACGACGGATAAAGGGAAAACGTTAACATTTGAGAAATAA
- the trxA gene encoding thioredoxin: MALSLNKDNFEQSISSGVALVDFWAEWCGPCKMQLPIIEEFSSEMEGKATIGKVNVDEELELAQSFGIQSIPTLILFKDGKPVKKLVGLHSKESLHKEVNQVL, from the coding sequence ATGGCATTAAGTTTAAATAAAGATAATTTTGAGCAAAGTATTTCAAGTGGAGTAGCTCTAGTGGATTTCTGGGCAGAATGGTGCGGACCTTGTAAAATGCAGCTTCCTATTATTGAAGAATTTTCAAGCGAAATGGAAGGCAAAGCTACAATTGGAAAAGTAAATGTAGATGAAGAATTGGAATTGGCGCAATCTTTTGGAATCCAAAGTATTCCTACATTAATCTTATTCAAAGATGGAAAACCTGTTAAAAAATTAGTTGGATTACACTCAAAAGAATCACTTCACAAAGAAGTAAACCAAGTATTATAA
- the trxB gene encoding thioredoxin-disulfide reductase → MYDSVIIGSGPAGLTAAIYLSRAGLKNIIINGMEPGGQLTTTTEVENFPGFPQGISGPQLMEDIKSQSKNFGTEFLQAVVKDIENVVTDNKKTFKLHLDNGTIIETKTVILSTGASAKYLGIENEKENIGKGVSACATCDGFFYRGKDVVVIGGGDTAMEEAVFLTKFANKVTIINRRDTLRASVIMQKRARDNNKIEWKLDYTPKKVLADEKVTGIELLNNKTGEIETLAADGIFVAIGRTPNTKFLEGKVEIDDRGYIVTKGKSSKTNASGIFAAGDVQDDRYQQAIIAAGSGAIAGLDVEEYLRENNL, encoded by the coding sequence ATGTATGATTCAGTAATTATAGGTTCAGGTCCAGCAGGACTGACAGCCGCAATTTATTTAAGCCGTGCAGGATTAAAAAACATAATTATAAATGGAATGGAGCCAGGCGGACAATTGACAACAACAACTGAAGTTGAGAATTTTCCAGGATTTCCACAAGGAATTTCAGGACCGCAGTTAATGGAAGATATAAAGTCTCAATCTAAAAATTTTGGAACGGAATTTTTGCAGGCAGTGGTAAAAGATATAGAGAATGTTGTAACTGATAACAAAAAAACTTTTAAATTACATTTAGACAATGGAACTATTATAGAAACAAAAACTGTTATTTTGTCAACTGGAGCGAGTGCAAAATATCTTGGAATTGAGAACGAAAAGGAAAATATTGGAAAAGGAGTGAGTGCTTGTGCCACTTGTGACGGATTTTTCTATCGTGGAAAAGATGTCGTTGTAATCGGCGGTGGAGATACTGCGATGGAAGAAGCTGTCTTTTTAACAAAATTTGCAAACAAAGTTACGATTATTAACAGAAGAGATACACTTCGCGCTTCAGTCATTATGCAAAAAAGAGCAAGAGACAACAACAAAATCGAATGGAAATTGGACTACACTCCCAAAAAAGTGCTAGCCGATGAAAAAGTTACAGGAATAGAACTTTTAAACAATAAAACTGGAGAAATTGAAACTTTAGCAGCAGACGGAATTTTTGTTGCAATAGGAAGAACTCCAAACACAAAATTCCTTGAAGGAAAAGTAGAAATTGATGACAGAGGCTACATTGTGACAAAAGGAAAATCATCAAAAACAAACGCTTCTGGAATCTTTGCAGCGGGAGATGTTCAAGACGATAGATACCAGCAGGCAATAATTGCGGCAGGAAGCGGAGCGATTGCAGGACTTGATGTGGAAGAATATTTAAGAGAAAATAATTTATAA
- a CDS encoding rhodanese-like domain-containing protein: protein MADIQRIHNEFNDSCMKIRPITLEQAYKMVKNKETLITDLHPEDEFNSSHIENTINIPMKNLEENLKKLPRNKEIIVYCRERNCAYANLASKPLNDNGFHAYSLNKSYYDWKNMIIFEFDFKNKKETISKKF from the coding sequence TTGGCAGATATTCAGCGAATACACAATGAATTTAATGACAGCTGCATGAAAATCCGTCCAATTACTTTGGAGCAGGCTTACAAAATGGTAAAAAATAAAGAAACTTTAATAACAGATTTACATCCAGAAGATGAATTTAATTCAAGCCATATAGAAAACACAATAAATATTCCAATGAAAAATCTTGAGGAAAATCTGAAAAAATTACCTAGAAACAAGGAAATAATTGTTTACTGCAGAGAACGAAACTGTGCCTATGCAAATCTTGCTTCCAAACCCTTGAATGATAATGGGTTTCATGCTTACAGCTTGAATAAAAGTTATTATGATTGGAAAAATATGATAATTTTTGAGTTTGATTTTAAAAATAAGAAAGAGACTATTTCAAAAAAATTTTGA
- a CDS encoding metallophosphoesterase — translation MKKLILLGLATAISISAMGATRKKTASKNRLSAKTLELNLIHINNHHSHLEEEKMDLVLNGKKVTVNVGGMPRMIQRIADLKKSSKNNLVLHAGDALSGTLYYTLFKGKADAALMNVGHFDLFALGNHEFDDGNTVLKNFLDELKIPVVSANVVPDKGSILEGKWTPYVIKKIDGQVVASWIRCSRKNY, via the coding sequence ATGAAAAAATTAATTTTATTAGGATTAGCAACAGCTATAAGCATATCAGCTATGGGAGCAACTAGAAAAAAAACAGCTTCAAAAAACAGACTTTCAGCTAAAACATTGGAGTTAAATTTAATCCACATTAATAATCACCATTCACATCTTGAAGAAGAAAAAATGGACTTAGTTCTTAACGGGAAAAAAGTTACCGTCAATGTTGGTGGAATGCCAAGAATGATTCAAAGAATAGCAGATTTAAAAAAATCTAGTAAAAATAATCTAGTGTTGCACGCAGGAGATGCTCTTTCTGGAACATTATATTACACTCTGTTTAAAGGAAAAGCTGATGCGGCACTTATGAATGTAGGACATTTTGATTTGTTTGCTTTAGGAAATCATGAATTTGATGATGGTAATACCGTCTTAAAAAACTTTCTTGATGAATTGAAAATACCGGTAGTTTCAGCGAATGTTGTTCCTGATAAAGGAAGTATATTGGAAGGAAAATGGACTCCTTATGTAATTAAAAAAATAGATGGACAGGTGGTTGCCAGTTGGATTAGATGTAGTAGGAAAAACTATTGA
- a CDS encoding DMT family transporter translates to METTLKLRGMLLASLASSLWAISGISGEILFKKFNFSSDWLVSTRTLVSGILLFMIVVFVEKKSVLKPLKNKRDCIGIILFGVAGMYLVQYTYFKTIELSNVSFATILQFTAPFFIFVYESMKNKKFPSVSTVALLFMTILGVVFIATKGNFSNLSVSLEALLFGLVSAIMIAFYSTYPKRLLKKYGSITVVGWGMIVASVISNIIHPIWKIQGEINAKSIIQVIIVVILGTSIAYLIYIASLNYISSSLAGILTAFEPVLAAVLSVVIFGLKFSIIELIGFVLVFVSIFILEKRL, encoded by the coding sequence ATGGAAACAACATTAAAACTTCGTGGGATGTTGTTAGCTAGTTTGGCTTCAAGTCTTTGGGCTATTTCAGGAATTTCTGGTGAAATTCTTTTTAAAAAGTTTAATTTTTCATCAGATTGGCTTGTTTCGACAAGAACATTGGTGTCAGGGATATTATTGTTTATGATTGTTGTTTTTGTTGAAAAGAAATCTGTTTTGAAGCCTTTAAAAAATAAGAGAGACTGTATAGGGATAATATTATTTGGAGTGGCAGGAATGTATTTGGTTCAATATACATATTTTAAAACGATTGAGCTTAGCAATGTTTCGTTTGCAACAATTTTACAGTTTACTGCACCATTTTTTATATTTGTTTATGAATCAATGAAAAATAAGAAATTTCCATCTGTTTCAACTGTAGCCTTATTATTTATGACAATTTTAGGAGTTGTATTTATTGCAACTAAAGGAAATTTTTCAAATTTGTCAGTTTCATTGGAAGCACTCTTGTTTGGACTTGTTTCAGCTATTATGATAGCCTTTTATTCAACATATCCAAAGAGACTTCTGAAAAAGTATGGAAGCATAACAGTAGTTGGATGGGGAATGATAGTTGCGAGTGTAATTTCAAATATTATTCATCCAATTTGGAAAATTCAAGGTGAAATAAATGCAAAGTCAATCATTCAGGTGATAATTGTTGTAATTTTAGGAACTTCTATAGCTTATTTGATTTATATTGCAAGCCTGAATTACATCTCATCATCTCTTGCTGGAATTTTAACAGCTTTTGAGCCTGTACTTGCTGCAGTATTGTCTGTTGTTATTTTTGGATTGAAGTTTTCTATTATTGAGCTAATTGGCTTTGTGCTGGTTTTTGTTTCTATATTTATTTTGGAGAAAAGATTATAA
- a CDS encoding ArsR/SmtB family transcription factor: MNKICENYKNSLYSGLSKIGKCLSSEKRIEILDLLVQGAKTVESISNETGMSIANTSRHL, from the coding sequence ATGAATAAAATATGTGAAAACTATAAAAATAGCCTGTATTCAGGATTGTCAAAAATAGGAAAATGCCTGTCCAGCGAAAAAAGAATCGAAATACTGGATTTATTAGTTCAAGGAGCAAAAACTGTGGAAAGCATTTCAAATGAAACAGGGATGAGCATTGCAAACACTTCAAGACATTTATAA
- a CDS encoding glycyl radical protein — MREFVLKSERIKKLRESALSKFPGVSVERGRLLTKAYKEHEGKSKYLVRAYAVKEILENMTIYIKDGELIVGNQSVDERTAPLFPEYAVDWIVDEIKEKGNFDHRDGDKFRIPEEEIPELLEICEWWRGKTLKDKAHAQMPKEIKEAGIVKIIHGEGNMTSGDGHIVPDFKKVLTKGLKGVIEEAKASMEKVDITVYGGYNKIDFLKAVQIVAQATIDFAHRFANLAKELAEKETDPQRKEELLQIEKNCLNVPENPAKTFWEGVQAIWFIHLVIQIESNGHSASLGRVDQYLYPLYKKDVLEGDLDREFAKEMLQCLWVKLYSVIKVRSTSHSGYGAGYPTYQNVTIGGSTPSGKDSTNELSYLILESVGENKLTQPNLSARFHINSPEKFIRKCAEVAATGYGMPAMHTDEIIVPALLNKGVKIEDAYNYSMVGCVEVAVPGKWGYRCTGMTFLNFVKATELVLNDGYDARTGLQLLKAGKLTDYETYEDLWEAWKKYMKHYTKLSVALDALSDTHLEDFPDILLSSLVDDCIGRGLSAKEGGAVYDIISGLQVGIANAANSLYALKTTVFDNQILTKEEVYNALQTNYEGENGERIRKILLEVPKYGNDIDEVDEFATNIYWTYIDEIQKYHNTRYGRGPINGGYGVSTSGISSNVPMGTVSGATPDGRYAYTPAAEGGSPTQGTDTNGPTAVLNSVNKLPTLMITGGQLLNQKYSPELVNTPEQFEKFVNVIKSFISSKGWHIQFNIISGKTLKQAQVEPEKHRDIIVRVAGYCAQFVTLDRTTQNDIISRTEQRI; from the coding sequence ATGAGAGAATTTGTTTTAAAAAGTGAAAGAATAAAAAAATTAAGAGAATCGGCTTTATCAAAATTTCCTGGAGTTAGTGTTGAGAGAGGAAGACTTTTGACGAAAGCATATAAAGAACATGAAGGAAAATCGAAATATCTTGTTCGAGCTTATGCAGTTAAAGAGATTTTGGAAAATATGACAATTTACATAAAAGATGGGGAACTTATTGTAGGAAATCAGTCTGTTGATGAAAGAACAGCTCCGCTTTTCCCTGAATATGCAGTTGATTGGATTGTAGATGAAATCAAGGAAAAAGGGAATTTTGACCACAGAGATGGAGATAAATTTAGAATTCCTGAAGAAGAAATACCTGAATTGCTTGAAATTTGTGAATGGTGGCGAGGAAAAACGTTAAAAGATAAAGCTCATGCACAAATGCCAAAAGAAATAAAAGAGGCTGGAATTGTAAAAATTATTCACGGGGAAGGAAATATGACTTCTGGGGACGGACATATTGTGCCAGATTTCAAAAAAGTTTTGACAAAAGGGTTAAAAGGTGTAATTGAAGAGGCTAAGGCTTCTATGGAAAAGGTAGATATTACTGTTTATGGCGGATACAATAAAATTGATTTTTTGAAGGCGGTGCAAATTGTGGCACAGGCAACTATTGACTTTGCTCATAGATTTGCAAATTTGGCAAAGGAGCTTGCTGAAAAGGAAACAGATCCTCAAAGAAAAGAAGAATTACTTCAAATTGAAAAAAATTGTCTAAACGTACCTGAAAATCCTGCTAAGACATTCTGGGAAGGGGTACAGGCAATCTGGTTTATTCATTTAGTAATTCAGATTGAAAGTAATGGACATTCAGCTTCTCTTGGAAGAGTGGACCAATATTTGTATCCATTGTATAAAAAAGATGTACTGGAAGGAGATTTAGACAGAGAATTTGCAAAAGAAATGCTGCAATGTTTGTGGGTAAAACTTTACTCTGTAATAAAAGTCCGTTCAACTTCGCATTCTGGTTATGGTGCAGGTTATCCAACTTATCAAAATGTTACAATAGGAGGATCAACTCCAAGCGGAAAAGATTCTACAAATGAATTAAGCTATCTGATTTTAGAAAGTGTCGGAGAAAATAAACTTACACAGCCAAACCTGTCAGCAAGATTTCACATAAATTCTCCAGAAAAATTCATTAGAAAATGTGCCGAAGTAGCTGCGACAGGTTACGGAATGCCTGCAATGCACACAGATGAAATAATAGTTCCTGCATTGCTTAATAAAGGAGTGAAAATTGAGGATGCCTACAATTATTCAATGGTAGGATGTGTAGAAGTGGCTGTTCCCGGAAAATGGGGTTACAGATGTACTGGAATGACTTTCCTGAACTTTGTAAAAGCAACTGAGCTTGTGTTAAACGACGGTTATGATGCCAGAACTGGACTTCAATTATTAAAAGCAGGGAAACTGACTGACTATGAAACTTATGAGGATTTATGGGAAGCATGGAAAAAATATATGAAACACTATACAAAACTGTCTGTTGCACTTGATGCATTGTCTGATACACATTTAGAAGATTTCCCTGATATTTTATTATCAAGCCTTGTTGATGACTGTATTGGAAGAGGACTTTCTGCAAAAGAAGGAGGAGCTGTTTACGACATTATTTCAGGACTTCAAGTTGGAATTGCAAATGCCGCAAATTCACTTTATGCACTAAAAACTACTGTTTTTGATAATCAAATCCTAACAAAAGAAGAAGTTTACAATGCTCTACAAACAAACTATGAAGGTGAAAATGGGGAAAGAATCAGAAAAATATTATTAGAAGTGCCTAAATACGGTAATGATATTGATGAAGTGGATGAATTTGCTACAAACATCTACTGGACATATATTGATGAAATTCAGAAATATCATAACACAAGATACGGAAGAGGACCAATAAACGGTGGTTACGGAGTTTCAACATCTGGAATTTCTTCAAATGTTCCAATGGGAACAGTGAGCGGTGCAACTCCAGACGGAAGATACGCTTATACTCCTGCAGCAGAAGGAGGTTCTCCAACTCAGGGAACTGACACAAACGGTCCTACAGCAGTATTAAATTCTGTAAATAAATTGCCAACTCTGATGATTACAGGTGGACAGTTATTAAATCAAAAATATTCACCAGAATTGGTAAATACTCCAGAACAGTTTGAAAAATTTGTAAATGTAATAAAATCATTTATAAGTTCAAAAGGATGGCATATTCAATTTAACATTATTTCAGGAAAAACATTGAAACAGGCACAGGTTGAACCTGAAAAACATAGAGATATTATCGTAAGAGTGGCTGGATACTGTGCTCAATTTGTTACACTTGACAGAACTACACAAAATGATATTATTTCAAGAACTGAACAAAGAATATAA
- a CDS encoding transaldolase family protein — protein MMKMQYFIDTANLESIKKINDIFPIAGVTTNPTIIAKEKRDFKEIINDIFDIIGKDKIVHAQAVGSTAEIMVKEVQLLRDTFGENFYTKIPVTPEGIKAMKILAKDGHKITATGILSPQQIIMAAEAGAEYMAPYINRSDNIGENGIEIVKDAYKILEMNKKTDEEKLARYKRIFEPKILGASFKNVRQVHETILAGSKSVTVAPDVFEKLIYHPYTDWSMDTFNSDWEKVYGEKTLLDLL, from the coding sequence ATGATGAAAATGCAATATTTTATTGATACGGCTAATTTGGAGAGTATAAAAAAAATTAACGATATTTTTCCAATAGCGGGGGTTACTACAAATCCTACTATTATTGCGAAGGAAAAAAGAGATTTTAAAGAGATTATAAACGATATTTTTGATATTATTGGAAAAGATAAAATTGTGCATGCACAGGCTGTGGGAAGTACAGCTGAAATAATGGTAAAAGAAGTACAGCTTTTGCGTGACACTTTTGGAGAAAATTTTTACACAAAAATTCCTGTAACGCCTGAAGGGATAAAAGCTATGAAAATCTTAGCAAAGGATGGGCATAAAATAACTGCAACTGGGATTTTGTCGCCACAACAGATAATTATGGCAGCAGAAGCAGGGGCAGAATATATGGCTCCGTATATTAACCGTTCTGACAATATCGGCGAAAATGGAATTGAAATTGTAAAAGATGCTTATAAAATCCTTGAAATGAATAAAAAAACTGACGAAGAAAAATTGGCACGTTATAAAAGAATTTTTGAGCCAAAAATATTAGGAGCTTCGTTTAAGAATGTAAGGCAAGTTCACGAAACAATTCTGGCTGGCTCAAAATCTGTAACAGTAGCTCCAGATGTCTTTGAAAAATTAATTTATCATCCTTACACAGATTGGAGCATGGATACATTTAATTCTGACTGGGAAAAAGTTTATGGGGAAAAGACATTGCTTGATTTATTATAA